One genomic segment of Odocoileus virginianus isolate 20LAN1187 ecotype Illinois chromosome 17, Ovbor_1.2, whole genome shotgun sequence includes these proteins:
- the ZNF287 gene encoding zinc finger protein 287 isoform X3, producing the protein MRPVQKELYKTVTLQNYWNMVSLGLTVYRPTVIPMLEEPWMVLKEILEGPSPEWETKAQECTLVENVSKLKKDGIKPIKLEEPSDYDDRMEGQAAETFRRIPTKRRHYSVKSVLSQEGSPVEDYKYDIYRGDFEKHSNLIMQFGTQSDNKTFMYDEDKTFIPGIVHRKIYPGEKPYKCKVCGKKFRKYPSLIAHQNSHAKEKSYECEECGKEFRHVSSLIAHQRMHTGEKPYECHQCGKAFSQRAHLTIHQRIHTGEKPYKCDDCGKDFSQRAHLTIHQRTHTGEKPYKCLECGKTFSHSSSLINHQRVHTGEKPYICNECGKTFSQSTHLLQHQKIHTGKKPYKCNECWKVFSQSTYLIRHQRIHSGEKCYKCNECGKAFAHSSTLIQHQTTHTGEKSYICSICGKAFSQSANLTQHHRTHTGEKPYKCSVCGKAFSQSVHLTQHQRIHNGEKPFKCNICGKAYRQGANLTQHQRIHTGEKPYKCNECGKAFIYSSSLNQHQRTHTGERPYKCNACNKDFSQRTCLIQHQRIHTGEKPYACRICGKSFTQSTNLIQHQRVHTGARNRN; encoded by the coding sequence aATGGGAAACCAAAGCCCAAGAGTGTACTCTGGTGGAAAATGTTTCTAAACTCAAAAAGGATGGAATCAAGCCCATCAAACTGGAAGAACCCTCTGACTATGATGACAGAATGGAGGGGCAAGCGGCAGAGACCTTCAGGAGAATTCCCACCAAAAGGAGACATTACAGTGTGAAGTCAGTCCTTTCACAAGAAGGTAGTCCTGTAGAAGActataaatatgatatatatagaGGTGATTTTGAAAAGCATTCAAACCTAATTATGCAGTTTGGTACCCAGTCAGACAATAAAACTTTCATGTACGATGAAGACAAGACCTTCATCCCTGGCATCGTGCACAGGAAAATATACCCTGGAGAGAAGCCTTATAAGTGTAAGGTGTGTGGGAAGAAGTTCAGGAAGTACCCATCCCTCATCGCACACCAAAACAGCCATGCCAAAGAGAAGTCTTACGAATGTGAAGAGTGCGGCAAGGAGTTCAGACACGTCTCATCCCTCATCGCACATCAGAGGATGCACACgggagagaaaccctatgaatgccACCAGTGCGGGAAAGCCTTCAGCCAGCGTGCCCACCTTACCATACACCAGCGGATCCACACGGGAGAGAAACCCTACAAGTGTGATGACTGTGGGAAAGACTTCAGCCAGCGTGCTCACCTCACCATCCACCAGAGGACACACACGGGAGAGAAACCCTACAAGTGCTTGGAATGCGGTAAAACCTTCAGCCACAGCTCATCACTCATTAATCACCAGAGAGTTCATACTGGAGAAAAACCTTACATATGCAATGAATGTGGGAAGACCTTCAGCCAGAGCACACACCTCCTCCAACATCAAAAGATACACACAGGAAAGAAACCATATAAATGCAATGAGTGCTGGAAAGTATTCAGTCAGAGCACTTACCTTATTCGACATCAGAGAATTCACTCTGGAGAGAAGTGTTACAAATGCAAcgaatgtggaaaagccttcgCTCATTCCTCCACACTTATTCAGCACCAGACcactcacactggagagaagtCCTATATATGCAGCatatgtgggaaagccttcagccAGAGTGCAAACCTCACTCAGCATCACAGAACACATACTGGGGAGAAACCCTATAAGTGCAGCGTGTGTGGGAAAGCATTCAGCCAGAGCGTTCACCTTACTCAGCACCAGAGGATTCACAATGGAGAAAAACCGTTTAAATGCAACATATGTGGGAAAGCATATAGACAGGGTGCAAACCTTACTCAGCATCAAAggattcacactggagagaaaccctacaaATGCAACGAGTGTGGGAAGgcattcatttattcctcatcACTTAATCAGCATCAGAGAACTCATACTGGAGAGAGACCCTATAAATGTAACGCATGCAACAAAGATTTTAGCCAGAGAACATGCCTTATTCAGCACCAGAGGATTCACACGGGAGAGAAGCCCTATGCATGTCGCATATGTGGTAAAAGCTTCACCCAGAGTACGAACCTCATCCAGCATCAGCGTGTCCACACAGGTGCCAGAAATCGAAACTAA